One Desulfobulbus oligotrophicus DNA segment encodes these proteins:
- the ilvB gene encoding biosynthetic-type acetolactate synthase large subunit translates to MSKIKGTQAIIKCLQEEGVELIFGYPGGAVIELYDELCKSDIRHILVRHEQGAVHAADGFARATGKVGVALLTSGPGATNGVTAIATAYCDSIPLVVLTGQVPRALIGNDAFQEVDIVGITRPCTKHNYLVYDPEELVSTIREAFYLAASGRPGPVLIDLPKDVMASMVTYPAKKPIKMQTYQPNVKPHANQVAKACHACIRAKRPVLYVGGGVILSGAHEELKRFATRLNIPVTMTLMGLGGFPGTDPLSLGMLGMHGSYAANMAVAKSDLLIAIGSRFDDRVTGRLDAFAPQAKIIHIDIDPSSISKNVGVDIPLVADCKLALQAINGWLDKSTDFNQEETIALHQPWVEQVMEWDAKHPITYVDDGDVIKPQYVVETLHRLTGGNAIITTEVGQNQMWAAQFYKFNHPRHLLTSGGLGTMGYGLPAAIGAQLAFPDTTVIDIAGDGSIQMNIQELATARECGAPVKIAILNNNYLGMVRQWQELFYNRHYASTVMEFTPDFVALAQAYGAVGLRATTRAEVEPVIREALATNNVVIMDFSIAREEGVFPMVPAGKATTEMLLV, encoded by the coding sequence ATGAGCAAGATCAAGGGTACACAAGCTATCATCAAATGCCTTCAGGAAGAGGGTGTTGAGCTAATTTTCGGGTATCCGGGCGGCGCGGTTATTGAACTGTACGATGAGCTGTGCAAAAGCGATATTCGCCACATCCTTGTGCGCCATGAACAGGGAGCGGTTCACGCTGCCGATGGTTTTGCCAGGGCCACCGGCAAGGTCGGAGTCGCTCTCTTGACCTCCGGCCCTGGAGCCACCAATGGCGTCACCGCCATTGCCACTGCCTACTGTGACTCCATTCCTCTGGTGGTGTTGACCGGCCAGGTACCGCGGGCTCTTATTGGCAACGATGCCTTTCAGGAAGTCGATATCGTTGGGATAACACGGCCGTGCACAAAGCATAACTACCTGGTGTACGATCCTGAAGAGCTGGTCTCCACAATACGGGAAGCCTTTTATCTCGCTGCTTCAGGAAGACCGGGACCGGTGCTGATCGACCTGCCCAAGGATGTCATGGCCTCCATGGTCACCTACCCTGCAAAAAAACCGATCAAGATGCAGACCTATCAGCCCAATGTCAAACCACATGCCAACCAGGTGGCCAAGGCCTGTCACGCCTGTATCAGGGCGAAACGCCCGGTGCTCTATGTCGGCGGCGGTGTCATTCTTTCCGGTGCACACGAGGAGTTGAAACGGTTTGCCACCCGTCTCAACATTCCGGTCACCATGACCCTGATGGGTCTGGGAGGGTTTCCAGGTACCGATCCACTCTCACTGGGTATGCTTGGTATGCACGGCAGCTATGCTGCCAACATGGCGGTGGCGAAAAGTGATCTGCTGATTGCCATAGGCTCCCGTTTCGATGATCGGGTCACAGGGCGACTTGATGCCTTTGCACCCCAGGCCAAGATCATCCACATTGATATTGATCCATCCTCAATCAGTAAAAACGTCGGCGTTGATATCCCGCTTGTTGCCGACTGCAAACTGGCCCTGCAGGCGATAAACGGATGGCTGGACAAGTCAACCGACTTTAACCAGGAAGAGACGATCGCCCTCCACCAACCCTGGGTGGAACAGGTTATGGAATGGGATGCAAAGCATCCGATTACCTATGTGGACGATGGTGATGTGATCAAACCCCAGTATGTCGTTGAAACCCTGCACAGACTGACCGGAGGCAATGCCATCATCACCACCGAAGTCGGCCAGAATCAGATGTGGGCAGCACAGTTTTATAAGTTCAATCACCCCAGACACCTGTTGACCTCCGGAGGACTCGGTACCATGGGATACGGGCTGCCGGCCGCAATCGGTGCCCAGCTGGCTTTCCCTGATACAACGGTCATTGACATTGCCGGTGACGGCTCGATCCAGATGAACATTCAGGAACTGGCCACTGCCCGTGAATGCGGCGCCCCGGTGAAAATAGCCATTCTCAACAACAACTATCTTGGTATGGTGCGACAGTGGCAGGAACTTTTCTATAATCGCCATTATGCCTCAACAGTGATGGAGTTCACGCCGGATTTTGTCGCCCTGGCTCAGGCCTACGGTGCTGTCGGCTTACGCGCGACGACCAGGGCTGAGGTGGAACCGGTCATCAGGGAGGCTCTGGCGACCAACAATGTGGTTATCATGGACTTTTCCATTGCCCGTGAAGAAGGGGTGTTTCCAATGGTGCCGGCAGGTAAAGCCACCACAGAAATGCTCTTGGTCTGA
- the ilvN gene encoding acetolactate synthase small subunit, with protein MKHTLTVLLRNRPGALSRVTGLFSGRGFNIESLCVAETFDPQISCLTVVTTGDAAIIEQITKQLHKLIDVVTVLDVGEGEFVEREMALIRVRAEADTRAEVLRIIDIFRGKVVDVSPNSYALEITGSDSKIRAVIDILRPLGIKEIVRTGKVAMARAPKK; from the coding sequence ATGAAACATACGCTGACTGTTTTGCTACGTAACCGGCCCGGCGCGCTGTCCCGGGTAACCGGCCTCTTCAGTGGCCGCGGTTTTAACATTGAAAGTCTCTGTGTCGCTGAAACCTTTGACCCGCAAATTTCGTGTCTGACCGTGGTCACGACCGGTGATGCCGCCATTATCGAGCAGATTACAAAGCAACTGCACAAGCTGATCGATGTTGTTACGGTGCTGGATGTCGGGGAGGGAGAGTTTGTTGAGCGTGAAATGGCTCTTATCCGAGTTCGGGCCGAGGCCGACACCCGGGCCGAGGTGTTACGCATTATCGACATCTTTCGGGGCAAGGTGGTTGACGTCAGTCCCAACTCGTATGCCCTGGAGATCACCGGCTCCGACTCCAAGATCAGGGCGGTGATCGATATTCTGCGCCCTCTCGGCATAAAAGAGATTGTTCGCACCGGCAAGGTCGCCATGGCGCGGGCTCCAAAAAAATAA
- a CDS encoding radical SAM protein: MHFSSGINRPPYEAMDGFLQVTSGCSHASCKFCTFYKDAPFAVSPMEEIEEDIKEIRDRGWKFQRIFLQGADPFILPYNKLMQVAELIHQYLPSVESIGGYARVDNVRNKTVEQLRRLAEVGYSNFYFGNESGDDKLLERMNKGYKAEVVVEQLSKLDEAGMKYIVNFLGGLGGYNYGLSHARESAKVINQLHPTLVYASELTLFPDTPLSKDKQKGLFAEATEVERLEEMYEFIRCLDIDTVFKAEHVTIPVPIRGKLPEDKQNMLELLQEQIDIAKEGGLDGFRKRVMSL; this comes from the coding sequence ATGCATTTTTCAAGTGGCATCAATCGTCCGCCGTATGAAGCAATGGATGGGTTTTTACAGGTGACTTCGGGGTGTTCCCATGCTTCGTGCAAGTTCTGCACCTTCTATAAGGATGCGCCTTTTGCAGTCTCGCCAATGGAAGAAATCGAAGAGGACATCAAGGAGATCAGAGACAGGGGGTGGAAATTTCAAAGAATTTTTCTGCAGGGAGCGGATCCCTTTATTCTGCCGTACAACAAGTTAATGCAGGTTGCCGAGCTGATTCATCAATACCTGCCGTCCGTAGAGAGCATCGGTGGGTATGCGCGTGTTGATAACGTCAGAAACAAGACCGTGGAGCAGCTGCGCCGATTAGCCGAGGTTGGTTATAGCAATTTTTACTTCGGCAATGAATCCGGTGACGACAAGCTCTTGGAAAGAATGAACAAAGGCTATAAAGCAGAGGTTGTTGTGGAACAGCTCTCCAAGCTGGATGAAGCCGGCATGAAATACATTGTCAATTTTTTAGGCGGGCTTGGCGGTTACAATTACGGCCTGAGCCATGCGAGAGAATCCGCAAAGGTCATCAATCAGCTTCATCCAACGCTGGTCTACGCCTCTGAACTGACCCTGTTCCCTGACACACCGCTTTCCAAAGACAAACAAAAAGGACTCTTTGCGGAAGCGACCGAGGTGGAACGTTTGGAAGAAATGTATGAGTTTATCCGCTGCCTGGATATCGACACCGTATTCAAGGCCGAGCATGTGACCATCCCTGTGCCGATCAGAGGAAAGCTGCCGGAGGACAAGCAAAATATGCTTGAACTCCTGCAGGAGCAAATCGACATTGCCAAAGAAGGGGGGTTGGATGGGTTCCGCAAGCGGGTCATGAGTCTATAA
- a CDS encoding putative quinol monooxygenase, with product MSNNVSWIFELTLTKGSSDDLKALMPELVESTANESGTLAYEWTLNENQTICHIYERYTDSDSALTHLKTFNEKFAARLMALGNATAFVVYGNPASSLKEALKGFGGTYMTPIGGFAR from the coding sequence ATGAGTAACAACGTATCATGGATATTTGAATTAACCCTGACAAAGGGTAGCTCTGATGATTTGAAGGCATTGATGCCCGAGCTGGTTGAATCAACAGCAAACGAGTCCGGTACTTTGGCGTATGAATGGACTCTGAATGAGAATCAAACGATCTGCCACATTTATGAAAGGTATACAGACTCTGATTCTGCTTTAACCCATCTGAAAACATTCAATGAAAAGTTTGCCGCCAGGCTGATGGCTCTTGGTAATGCCACCGCATTTGTTGTCTATGGCAATCCAGCAAGCAGTCTTAAAGAGGCATTGAAGGGCTTTGGCGGCACGTATATGACGCCGATCGGAGGATTTGCCCGTTAA
- a CDS encoding esterase family protein: MHIEEHRWFSTNLQRDMAFKVYGHWGMPILVFPCSLGRYYDYEGMGMIDAIADFIYEGKIKLFCVDSVDAESWYNFSAPPADRNARHEAYDAYIVKEMVPYIRQHCSQKDIRVMANGCSMGAYHAVNTFLKHPDLFAGTIALSGLYRLDHTEFGLHSGNIADIYFNSPLHYLSDLNDSWYLNWYRRSDIIVCVGQGAWEAEALDDTRQLAQILRDKRIPAWVDFWGEDVSHDWPWWYQQMQYFLDHLYNKEA, from the coding sequence ATGCATATTGAAGAGCACCGTTGGTTCAGCACCAATCTCCAGCGGGACATGGCTTTTAAAGTCTATGGCCATTGGGGGATGCCGATTCTGGTCTTTCCCTGTTCGCTTGGTCGTTATTACGATTATGAAGGCATGGGCATGATCGATGCCATTGCTGATTTTATCTACGAAGGCAAGATAAAGCTCTTCTGTGTCGACAGTGTTGATGCCGAATCCTGGTACAATTTCTCTGCACCTCCAGCCGATCGCAATGCCCGTCATGAAGCCTATGACGCTTACATTGTTAAGGAGATGGTTCCCTACATCCGCCAACACTGCAGCCAGAAAGATATCCGGGTGATGGCCAACGGTTGCAGTATGGGTGCCTACCATGCGGTCAACACCTTCCTCAAACATCCGGATCTCTTTGCCGGCACCATTGCCCTCAGCGGTCTGTATCGGCTGGACCACACAGAATTCGGCCTCCACAGCGGCAACATTGCGGATATTTACTTCAACTCTCCGCTCCACTATCTCTCTGACCTGAATGACTCCTGGTATCTCAACTGGTACCGACGCAGTGATATTATTGTCTGTGTCGGCCAGGGAGCCTGGGAAGCCGAAGCACTCGATGATACCCGTCAGCTCGCACAGATACTGCGTGACAAGCGTATTCCCGCCTGGGTGGATTTTTGGGGAGAGGATGTCAGTCATGACTGGCCATGGTGGTACCAGCAGATGCAGTACTTTTTAGACCATCTCTACAATAAAGAGGCATAA
- a CDS encoding ATP-grasp domain-containing protein — translation MNCVFLSPHFPSQYYHFCRQLKLAGANVLGIGDAPYDNLLPEVRESLTEYYRVERMDNYDELLRACGHFTHRFGKIDRIDSLNEYWLSTEARLRDDFNIFGVRSADIGMIRHKSQMKEKFREAGIPVAAGRVVQDLEDARRLLAETGYPVVAKPDAGVGALNTFRLDTDSDLVHFFTVKPPDEYIIESFVKGTIVSFDGLCDTAGKPIFSTSHVFSQGIMETVNEARHIAYYSLREIPPALEDAGLRCLQAFQVRERFFHIEFFQTGGDEFTALEVNMRPPGGFTTDMFNYACDIDIYRIWAELLVHNRTDITFARKYHCCYASRKHGLPYLYSHEQIVDRYNDAICRIDQVPGVFASALGDIGYIFRTPDFAQLQEIITFIHQTTNEETSHAY, via the coding sequence ATGAACTGTGTTTTTCTCTCACCGCATTTTCCATCCCAATACTATCATTTCTGCCGCCAGCTCAAGTTGGCCGGTGCCAATGTCCTGGGTATCGGTGACGCCCCGTATGACAACCTGCTCCCTGAGGTTCGCGAATCGCTCACCGAGTATTACCGGGTGGAAAGGATGGACAACTACGACGAACTGCTCCGGGCCTGCGGTCATTTCACCCATCGCTTCGGTAAGATCGACCGGATCGACAGTCTTAACGAATACTGGTTGTCCACCGAAGCACGACTGCGAGACGACTTTAACATCTTTGGGGTGCGGTCGGCAGACATCGGCATGATCCGGCACAAATCGCAGATGAAGGAAAAATTCCGGGAGGCCGGGATACCGGTGGCTGCAGGTCGAGTGGTTCAAGACCTGGAAGACGCCCGGCGTCTCCTTGCTGAAACAGGTTATCCGGTGGTGGCCAAACCGGATGCCGGAGTCGGTGCACTCAATACGTTCCGTCTTGATACAGACAGTGATCTCGTTCACTTTTTTACCGTCAAACCGCCGGACGAGTACATCATCGAATCCTTTGTCAAGGGGACGATCGTCTCCTTTGACGGACTCTGCGACACTGCCGGTAAACCCATCTTTTCAACGTCCCACGTGTTCAGCCAGGGTATCATGGAGACCGTCAACGAGGCTCGCCATATCGCCTACTACTCGTTGCGTGAAATACCACCCGCTCTTGAAGATGCCGGGTTGCGCTGCCTGCAGGCCTTTCAGGTGCGGGAACGTTTCTTTCACATCGAATTCTTTCAAACCGGTGGCGATGAGTTCACCGCCCTGGAGGTCAACATGCGCCCCCCGGGCGGCTTTACCACCGATATGTTCAACTACGCCTGTGATATCGACATCTACCGTATCTGGGCCGAACTCCTTGTCCACAACCGGACCGACATCACGTTTGCAAGGAAATATCACTGCTGTTACGCCAGCCGAAAGCATGGCCTGCCCTATCTGTACAGCCATGAGCAGATTGTAGATCGGTACAACGACGCCATCTGCAGGATTGATCAGGTTCCCGGTGTTTTTGCCAGCGCCCTGGGCGATATAGGCTATATTTTCCGTACACCGGACTTTGCTCAGTTACAGGAAATCATCACCTTCATCCATCAGACCACGAACGAGGAGACATCCCATGCATATTGA
- a CDS encoding class I SAM-dependent methyltransferase: MKGLPFRSILKRHLVDIDPTLLPTGFDRTGDIVVVVIRPELFPYEHAIGVVLLDLHPSIRVVAKRSGRYRGEYRLSPFQVIAGENRLTTVHRENGILMHLDLAQVYFSTRLAHERARIAALACCGERIAVLGSGAGPFTLIIGCHSRAAEVIGIEKNPIAHNYAVWNQQSNRCASRVRFLEGDAAAVLPALPPGFDRILIALPQGGEALLAAAAYALRPGGTLHFYTMQPKDGLDAVRANIATVFHNQGRSPRFMNTAICGHCSPTIYRFCLDVLMDQAV, from the coding sequence ATGAAAGGCCTACCGTTTCGATCGATCCTTAAACGTCATCTTGTCGATATCGATCCCACCCTTCTGCCCACCGGTTTTGATCGGACAGGAGATATCGTGGTGGTGGTAATCCGGCCGGAATTATTCCCGTACGAACATGCAATCGGTGTGGTGCTTCTCGACCTCCACCCATCCATCCGAGTGGTGGCAAAACGCAGCGGCCGATACCGTGGTGAATACCGTCTCTCACCGTTCCAGGTGATCGCGGGTGAAAATCGACTCACCACTGTTCATCGGGAAAACGGCATCCTCATGCATCTTGACCTTGCTCAAGTCTACTTTTCCACACGACTGGCTCATGAACGGGCTCGAATTGCCGCTCTTGCCTGTTGTGGTGAACGAATAGCTGTCCTTGGTTCCGGGGCAGGTCCATTCACGTTGATCATCGGTTGTCACAGCAGGGCAGCTGAAGTTATCGGGATCGAGAAGAATCCGATTGCCCACAACTATGCCGTATGGAACCAGCAGAGTAACCGATGTGCGTCTCGTGTTCGTTTTCTGGAAGGCGACGCTGCTGCAGTCCTGCCGGCTTTGCCGCCGGGCTTTGATCGGATTCTCATTGCTCTGCCTCAGGGCGGAGAAGCTTTACTTGCCGCCGCTGCATATGCCCTGCGCCCCGGCGGTACCCTCCATTTTTACACCATGCAGCCCAAAGACGGCCTTGATGCTGTCCGCGCAAACATTGCAACTGTCTTTCACAATCAGGGGCGCAGTCCCCGATTTATGAACACAGCCATCTGCGGCCACTGCAGCCCGACAATATACCGTTTTTGCCTGGATGTGCTGATGGACCAGGCGGTTTGA
- a CDS encoding tetratricopeptide repeat protein has product MDTSGYVKKQTLYLAVIGAIILGFIGGVMYSIYRMPSLNGAAEQAVHQHEIAETIASLEQATKDNPDNNQAWVELGHAYFDTGQAQKAIAAYTQALTLMPGDLNVMTDLGVMYHQNKQHQKAIELFDQVLKTDPQHEQARFNKGVVLLTGINDHNAALAEWKTLLKYHPMAAAPSGKLVGELVDHLEKEIAKKP; this is encoded by the coding sequence ATGGATACCAGCGGCTACGTTAAAAAACAGACATTATATCTCGCCGTGATCGGCGCAATAATCCTCGGCTTTATCGGGGGAGTGATGTACTCAATCTACCGGATGCCCTCATTGAACGGAGCTGCCGAGCAAGCCGTACATCAGCATGAAATTGCCGAGACCATTGCCTCTCTCGAACAAGCCACAAAAGACAACCCTGACAACAATCAGGCCTGGGTGGAACTGGGACATGCCTACTTTGATACCGGTCAGGCACAAAAAGCCATTGCCGCCTATACACAGGCACTGACCCTGATGCCCGGCGACCTCAATGTCATGACTGACCTTGGTGTCATGTATCACCAGAATAAACAGCACCAGAAAGCCATTGAACTTTTTGACCAGGTTCTCAAGACCGACCCGCAGCATGAACAGGCCCGATTTAACAAGGGGGTGGTACTGCTCACAGGGATCAACGACCACAATGCAGCACTGGCCGAGTGGAAAACCCTGCTCAAGTATCATCCAATGGCTGCGGCACCTTCCGGTAAACTGGTTGGTGAGCTGGTTGATCACCTTGAAAAGGAAATTGCCAAAAAGCCATAA
- a CDS encoding VOC family protein, with protein sequence MSLIKGIHHTALRCVGEDEMNRTASFYCDILGMRRVRSWGNGRYAVCMIDTGSGLLELFADAEPGRRPGQVDHIALATDDVDACVAACRKQGLAVLQESGPVFIPSEKPYPVCFAFVIGVAGEIIEFFNEL encoded by the coding sequence ATGAGCCTGATTAAGGGGATTCATCATACAGCGCTGCGCTGTGTGGGTGAAGACGAAATGAACCGTACCGCATCGTTTTACTGCGATATATTGGGTATGCGCCGGGTCAGGAGCTGGGGAAACGGGCGGTATGCTGTGTGTATGATTGATACCGGCAGTGGGTTGCTGGAACTCTTTGCTGATGCTGAACCAGGGCGCAGGCCCGGGCAGGTTGATCATATTGCACTAGCCACAGATGATGTCGATGCCTGTGTAGCAGCTTGCCGTAAGCAGGGGCTTGCAGTGCTGCAGGAGTCGGGGCCGGTGTTTATTCCTTCGGAAAAGCCATATCCTGTATGTTTTGCCTTTGTGATTGGAGTTGCCGGAGAGATTATTGAATTTTTTAATGAACTTTGA
- a CDS encoding phosphatidylserine decarboxylase family protein: MQKTELPLAVEGYPFIVLSGFATLIFAILDLMPLALLGLVLTVFVTYFFRDPVRVLPADPHAVLCPADGKVIVVEEVEDNRFLQKRVQKISIFMNVFNVHVNRIPLAGTVEEVILSPGKFYAADKDKAVLHNEFCALTLATPTGHRYTVVQIAGLIARRIVCRAEEGDQVTAGERFGLIRFGSRVDLYLPLPTRVQVKVGETVRAGESILGHLAPPAQINQEESVA; this comes from the coding sequence ATGCAAAAAACTGAACTTCCCCTGGCTGTTGAGGGCTATCCCTTTATTGTGCTGAGTGGCTTTGCTACTTTGATTTTCGCCATTCTTGACCTGATGCCGCTGGCCCTCTTGGGATTAGTGCTCACTGTCTTTGTTACGTATTTTTTTCGTGATCCGGTCAGAGTTCTCCCTGCGGATCCGCATGCCGTGCTTTGCCCTGCAGACGGTAAGGTGATCGTTGTCGAAGAGGTTGAAGACAACCGTTTTCTCCAGAAGCGTGTGCAGAAAATCTCCATCTTTATGAATGTGTTCAATGTTCATGTCAACCGTATTCCTCTTGCCGGAACAGTGGAAGAGGTCATCCTGTCACCAGGAAAATTTTACGCCGCTGACAAGGACAAGGCTGTGCTCCACAACGAATTCTGTGCACTTACCCTAGCCACTCCCACCGGTCACCGGTATACAGTGGTCCAGATCGCAGGCCTGATCGCCCGCCGCATTGTCTGCCGTGCCGAAGAAGGGGATCAGGTCACCGCAGGTGAACGCTTCGGTCTGATTCGCTTTGGATCCAGGGTTGATCTCTACCTGCCGCTGCCAACCAGAGTACAGGTCAAAGTGGGTGAAACAGTGCGGGCCGGTGAATCAATACTCGGCCACCTTGCTCCACCGGCTCAGATAAACCAGGAAGAATCTGTTGCCTAA
- a CDS encoding ArsR/SmtB family transcription factor, translating into MINEKQLIEIFKALSNETRLSILKWLKTPDECFPPQGEHLADTVELKGGVCVGSIQEKAGVSQSTVSHYLDIMLRARLVTAERHGKWTYYRRNEETIQALIEHIKMEV; encoded by the coding sequence ATGATCAACGAAAAACAGTTAATCGAAATTTTCAAAGCACTGTCCAACGAAACGAGACTGAGTATCCTGAAATGGCTCAAAACACCGGATGAGTGCTTTCCGCCGCAAGGGGAGCATCTGGCAGACACAGTCGAACTCAAAGGAGGCGTTTGTGTCGGCAGCATACAGGAAAAGGCGGGGGTCTCTCAATCCACGGTTTCGCATTATCTGGATATCATGCTCAGGGCACGGCTGGTAACGGCTGAACGGCACGGGAAATGGACCTATTACCGTCGCAATGAAGAAACGATACAGGCGCTGATCGAGCACATTAAAATGGAGGTATAG
- a CDS encoding pirin family protein has product MKERSVHKTVRGKRAIDGAGVHLVRVIGYRTVKDFDPFLMLDAFDSTNPDDYIAGFPFHPHRGIETVTYLVKGSMEHQDSLGNKGVIVDGSCQWMTAGSGIMHQEMPQASEHMLGLQLWINLPAKNKMATPKYRDLTSENIPAVQENGAVVRVLSGTYKDTPGAMQADYVQASYFDIELEPNAGLSVNTRAGETVFFYIMTGSTSVAGAEQLAAKQAVLLDDGDVVHFKAGAEGARLMLLMGAPLKEPVAWGGPIVMNTDDELRTASFELENNTFIKERGA; this is encoded by the coding sequence ATGAAAGAGCGCAGTGTTCATAAAACTGTAAGAGGTAAACGCGCCATTGACGGTGCTGGCGTGCATCTGGTCCGGGTTATCGGTTACCGCACTGTAAAAGATTTTGACCCTTTCCTCATGCTGGATGCCTTTGATTCAACAAACCCGGATGATTATATCGCAGGCTTTCCTTTTCACCCGCACCGCGGCATAGAAACTGTTACCTACCTGGTAAAAGGTAGTATGGAACACCAGGATAGCCTGGGCAATAAAGGTGTTATTGTTGATGGTTCCTGCCAGTGGATGACCGCCGGAAGCGGCATTATGCACCAGGAAATGCCACAGGCTTCCGAGCACATGCTGGGTCTGCAACTTTGGATTAACCTGCCGGCTAAAAACAAAATGGCTACGCCAAAATATCGCGACCTGACCAGTGAAAATATTCCGGCCGTGCAAGAAAACGGCGCGGTGGTGCGGGTACTGTCCGGCACTTATAAAGATACGCCCGGCGCCATGCAGGCCGACTATGTACAGGCTTCGTACTTTGATATTGAGCTTGAGCCAAACGCCGGCCTAAGCGTAAACACCAGGGCCGGCGAAACAGTGTTTTTTTATATTATGACCGGCTCAACATCGGTAGCCGGCGCTGAGCAGCTTGCAGCCAAGCAGGCCGTACTGCTTGACGATGGTGACGTGGTTCATTTTAAAGCCGGGGCAGAAGGCGCCCGCCTGATGCTGCTCATGGGCGCGCCGCTAAAAGAGCCTGTGGCCTGGGGCGGCCCCATTGTGATGAACACTGATGATGAATTGCGCACAGCCTCTTTTGAACTGGAGAATAATACCTTTATTAAAGAAAGAGGTGCGTGA
- a CDS encoding GIY-YIG nuclease family protein gives MNIKTKAHTESFSAKYTVHMPAWYKSGEDIHAAIELEKKLKTEREPGLYGFRDYHGVHIWPIKDDGFCDYGRCASLRRMTVAG, from the coding sequence ATGAACATAAAAACCAAGGCACACACTGAAAGCTTCAGCGCAAAATATACTGTTCATATGCCGGCTTGGTACAAATCTGGAGAAGATATCCATGCTGCCATTGAGTTGGAGAAAAAATTAAAAACAGAAAGAGAACCTGGATTGTATGGATTCCGCGACTATCATGGAGTCCACATTTGGCCTATCAAGGATGATGGATTCTGCGACTACGGCCGCTGCGCGTCCTTGCGCAGAATGACCGTTGCAGGGTGA
- a CDS encoding radical SAM protein: MEYNGTVYRPPMEAETFLIPVTEGCTHNSCRFCNMYEGVRFRTLPLADIEEFLSKAQKYNKRFMDHLERVYLVGADPFALSAGKLEPIINLIRTYCPNVRVITMYAAVRNITSKTDEYLKQLADLGVNDLYVGIETGSEEALAFLNKGNTAEEAKTQCLRLNAAGIRHRDMLMPGAAGKGKLLQEAEETAELENAIKPDMVILTTMAVFPGTKLEQDVKNGIFEAAPESEVLMAQKHFIELLDLPDTYLWAAHSLDSTKIAGLLRDEKETMLKRLQHSIDTMDDEAFRQTFRRDHL, translated from the coding sequence ATGGAATACAATGGCACCGTGTACCGGCCACCGATGGAAGCAGAGACTTTTCTGATTCCGGTGACAGAAGGATGCACGCACAACAGTTGTCGTTTTTGTAATATGTACGAGGGTGTACGTTTTCGGACGCTGCCGCTCGCCGACATCGAGGAATTTCTCAGCAAGGCCCAAAAATACAACAAACGATTTATGGACCATTTGGAACGCGTTTATCTTGTGGGGGCGGATCCCTTTGCACTGTCCGCAGGCAAGTTGGAACCCATAATCAATCTGATTCGTACGTATTGTCCAAACGTCCGGGTGATTACGATGTATGCCGCCGTGCGGAACATCACAAGTAAGACGGATGAGTACCTGAAACAATTGGCTGATCTGGGGGTTAATGATCTCTATGTGGGCATTGAAACCGGTTCAGAAGAAGCTCTTGCCTTTCTGAACAAGGGCAATACCGCAGAAGAGGCGAAAACGCAGTGCCTAAGGCTCAATGCAGCCGGCATCCGTCATCGTGATATGCTCATGCCCGGAGCAGCAGGCAAGGGAAAGCTTTTGCAGGAAGCAGAGGAGACCGCAGAGCTGGAGAATGCCATAAAGCCGGATATGGTGATACTCACCACAATGGCGGTATTCCCCGGAACAAAACTGGAGCAGGATGTAAAGAACGGCATCTTTGAAGCGGCACCGGAATCGGAAGTATTAATGGCCCAAAAACACTTTATCGAACTGTTGGATCTTCCGGACACCTATTTATGGGCGGCGCATTCCCTTGATTCGACAAAGATTGCCGGTCTGCTGCGGGATGAGAAAGAAACCATGCTCAAACGCTTGCAGCACAGCATTGATACCATGGATGATGAAGCCTTTCGCCAAACGTTCCGCCGCGATCATCTTTAA